A part of Curtobacterium sp. MCLR17_036 genomic DNA contains:
- a CDS encoding DUF3618 domain-containing protein produces the protein MTDSHDDLADRVAATRAQLFDTLDAIEDKLNVPKQLGIAAAKVKRGIDEQPVPYLAGLAAGVAVVGGIVVMVLRRR, from the coding sequence GTGACCGACTCGCACGACGACCTGGCCGACCGCGTCGCCGCGACCCGCGCGCAGTTGTTCGACACCCTCGACGCGATCGAGGACAAGCTCAACGTGCCGAAGCAGCTCGGCATCGCGGCCGCGAAGGTCAAGCGAGGGATCGACGAGCAGCCCGTCCCGTACCTGGCCGGCCTCGCAGCCGGAGTGGCGGTGGTCGGGGGTATCGTCGTGATGGTGCTCCGACGGCGGTAG
- a CDS encoding phage holin family protein yields MTDTRDRRSRSLFGLVGDVPKLVKGLVKGEIDLLKAEMLAKAKIFGLAAGLLVGALVIVLYAIGVLLTAAVMGLATVMPAWLAAIVIAVVMLIVAAVLGLLGWKRLKKGLPITPKRTIDSVKNDINAVKGLGKKPTPPTQYGSRKPDVGGRF; encoded by the coding sequence ATGACCGACACCCGCGATCGCCGGTCGCGTTCGCTGTTCGGCCTGGTCGGGGACGTCCCCAAGCTCGTCAAGGGCCTGGTCAAGGGCGAGATCGACCTGCTCAAGGCCGAGATGCTCGCGAAGGCGAAGATCTTCGGGCTCGCTGCCGGTCTGCTGGTCGGCGCGCTCGTCATCGTGCTCTACGCGATCGGCGTGCTGCTGACCGCCGCCGTGATGGGCCTGGCGACCGTGATGCCGGCCTGGCTGGCCGCGATCGTCATCGCCGTCGTCATGCTGATCGTCGCCGCGGTCCTCGGACTGCTCGGCTGGAAGCGCCTGAAGAAGGGCCTGCCGATCACGCCGAAGCGCACGATCGACAGCGTCAAGAACGACATCAACGCGGTGAAGGGGCTGGGCAAGAAGCCGACCCCGCCGACGCAGTACGGCAGCCGCAAGCCGGACGTCGGCGGCCGGTTCTGA